TTTCGTTTGTGCGAGACGTGTTTTTGGCTTTTCATTGAACCCGTGTTTCACACAAAGCGCAATTATGAATTGTATTCCCTTAATAAACCGGTAGCCTGCACAATGTATTTTGTAGCTCATGACAAAATACAGCGAAGTGTGTTCGCCATAAACCAGCCTCCAGCTGCTAGTCTGAATGTTTAATTCCCAATAACAGCAATGCAAACGGCAGTTAAAGTTAACGCCGgcctgtgcagctgcagctagCTGCTGTTTCCATGGAGACAGTGGAGCGCGGGGTTTGTATTGAGTTGGCACGTCTTGACAGGGTGGGGCGCCATTGTTGACATTGCTAGGTGTGTTTTTATGCTACACCTCTGGCCAGTTTTAACACCAAATTGGCATTTGTAAACCTCACTCTTCTGGAATACCTGGTCATAAAATACaccagggaaaaaaataataatagtagaacTGAAGGCCCTGTTATTAAGGAGACAAACACATCACTCAGTCCTTCAGCTTGCACAAATGGAAAATGGAGGACGAACCAAAAACGTGGTTAGAGCTTCCTCGCAAGGTATGCTATAAAATGGTTCgttttgcagggatggaaataaactCCTCTTGCATAGGAGTGTAGTCCAtcccaggttttaatacaagcttgattagtcccagtgtctaaggtaacaagctcaggtgtgtcttattaaactccttgtaaaaccagaaatggatcgaACGtttctaatttccatccctgttctgttatttacattttgatgCAATTACTTTGCATGTGATATTGATGTCAGTCAAAATCAtcagatcattttaaaaacagattacgtTCTTATTAATTACAAgcctctttctttaaccactggttgGGCAGTGTGGTGTTCTTGATAAGCTGTGTGATGTTCTGATTGGGCAGTgtaatggctgtgtgatgttctgtttgggcagtgtgaatggtgTGATGTTCAgtttgggcagtgtgaatggcgtGATGAGTAATGCATCATTAAGACAACTATTTTTTGTCTTGATTGAGTGACAGGACCCCATCAAGATGGACGCTGTCTGTGCGGAGGCTCCTGAAATGAACATACAGGACACCACTGCTGCATCAACATCCGAGGGTAGTGAGCAGGTTAGACAATGAACCCATAACTGCTTTGCTTTTCGTATGCTCCTGGGACTGAAGGGACAGATTGGTAGGACTTCAGTTGCAGTTAATATGCTGTGCTTTATAAGTGGCTGACATTACCTTTGTGTTAAGATTTGTTGAGTCAAACAGACTGCTCTTGCCAAGAATTACACCCTGCTTAAcatatatacagcatatataacactaattgttttttgttttttttcctttgggaAGGATTTTGAATGTATCGATCTAGCTCCATCTCCCCAAGAGCAACTCAGCGATGAAACTGGTGAGGACCTCGTCTGAATAGTTGACAGCAATTCTTTTAGTTCCTATCTTATGAGTACTTGGATTCTCAGGCTGaatgtgtttgattttaattttaattttttaagacACATGGGCCCAGGTGTACTTGGAAATCGAGAGACCAGGACACTTGGATTGCTTCCACCAGCTAGGCATGCCAACATCTGCAGAATTAGAGAGCGCCGCTCATCATAACATGCTCCCTCCAAAGCTACAGGTGTACTGCAGTTTACATACAATGCGTGTTTTCAGTTTAGGGATCTGTTGTCAGAAGCCGATTGTGGTTATCAGATTTGCTTTATCACTTCAGGGATCACTGTAACATTGTACAATATAATCTTCTTGGCTCTGGTCTGAATAAACTTCCCATCCTTATCGTTATCAGTTATAACTAAGCTATACCATGTGCAGTTATATATAATCTCAAggtattctgggggatgtagtcctgcaaCCAACTATCTCCAGGACTGCATTTTCATTATCCTCCCCATGCTCTGTTTAGGGGTATAGTTTAGTTAGTCAAAGTTAGCATTAAGGTGTAAATGTATAAGTTGgaattaatttgtcattttaatcTTATGTCTCCCGCTAGGTTTTATTGAGGAACATTTCAGAAGAGCTGTACCGGATACTTGATCTTTCCAAGCGTCCGGTCCTTCCTCTCTCACATCACACACAATCTCTTTCCAGTGACGAGACCTGGCAGCGGGACAGACAGGCACTCCTGACTACAATACACTCACTGCAAGATCTGGTTTCCAGACTGACTGCTGATAGAGACTTGGTATATAATGGTGTCACAGTGACATAGTAGCTACTTACAGATATAATTCTGCATTAAATACAGATTCAAACATTCTACTATTTATCTCATTcctattaaaaaatacttttattaagaACTGGAAAACCAAATCATTTACAGTCTAATACcacctatttatttattctcaGAATACTTCTTGTTTACTTGTATGTCTCTTATTCTAAGGGAGAGTTGGAGGCACATCTGATCTCTAAAGACAGGAACAGCCTGCTGGATGAGATAGACAGCCTAAAGGCTAAGCTGAGGGACTTCCAGCAGCAGAGCCAGGAGGAACTGCTGCAGCTGCAGGAGACCCTGAGGGGGGCTCAGGCACAGGGCAACGAGCAGGGGCTCCAGCTCCACAGCCAAGGTGAGAAACTGGGAGACACTTTGCAGCCTGGTCTTCCAGAGGCGATGAGAGTGCATTCTCGCTTTCGTATCCTGTGCTGTGCTACATCCTCGTTTCTATATAGCATCAGTGTCCTTTTTTTTCTAGTTGAGTTCCTGGAATATAACCTAGACCATGGTCAGGCCAGAGCAAATGAAGATCTAGAGAGATCACAGCGGTCTAACCGGGAGCTGCAGAAAGAACTCAGAGACTTGAAGTACTGCTTTATTtacattgtgcattttatttctattaCGCAAGTGGAGATAACGCCAGCTCTTGTAAATCAGTACAGTGATATGGATTAAACACATTGTTGGCCCGACAGTGTTTACTGCCCTGTACTGTGCTCAGTAATCAACATAATTTAAGAGTtgcagcaacaaaaataaatgactgtgTGGCCTTAAAAGGCACTCTAAAGGGTTgcaagtaagactcctattgcatagcagttttacccattccagcttttaaaacGATTTTTGATTAGCCACaatgcataggtaacaagctcaggtgtgtcttattacactcatagtaaaaccagggatggatcaaactgctattcaatggaaatcttatttccatccttgctaTGAAATGGGTAATAATTTGATCTATTTGTTTCTGACTTCCGCAGATTGGTCCTGGATGCTCAGACGACAGACCTGCACTTAGTTGCTGAGAGCCTTGAAGATACGCAACAGAACATGAAAGAGATCCAGTTCAGCCTAGAGGCCAAAACTAAGAAGTGCAGGCTGGGGACTCAGAGAGAGCAGGAGCTGGTAGCTGCCTTGAAGACCCTGAAAGACCAGAAGCAGGAGCTGAAGAGAGCCCTCAAAAAAGAGAGGCAGCAGAGCACTAAGCTGAGGGCAGGGTGTCTGCAGCTGCAGCTGAACCTCGAGACTGTCCATGcaagggagaggaagagagaggagcaGAGGAGGCAGGATTGGAAGACTCTGCTAAAGAAAGTGGGGGAGGCATTGAAAAATCAGAACAAATTGGTGAGTAAAACAGAAGGCTGCAGAAAGCTGAGCCAAATCCTCGCCAGCCTTCATTTGATCATGCATGGTCTATTGTTCCACACAGTGCATCCTCCCCCAGCATTAATGTGAACTGGTCAAGGTAGGTTTTTACCTAACCCTAGAGAACCGCTCCGTATGctaatttttatatttacagtcgTAGCAGGGGTTTGATGTGGTGCTGATATACTTCTTTTGATTTGGCACATATATTTGTTTCAGGTCCACAGCCTTGACGCAGTAGAGGCAGTTGAGACATTAGGAACAGCATCTTGTGAGAAGCAGAAGTCCAGCAGTGAAGAGTCACGCCCGGCCTCTTCTTCCTCTCCCTGTGTAGACAGTGGCATGTTCCACACAACCAGCCTGGAAGAGCCGATGCACCAGGAACCCCAGTCTCTCTCCCAGCTTGCCAACAGGTGAAGATGAAGGTTCAAACCTGAGCAGGATAGGCCGAGCTAATATAAAACGAGCCCCCAGCGATCCTATCGAACTTTGTGTGTTTGGAGCAGTTCCAGTGTACGGTATGTTTATCAGATTtcaaaagatttgttttgttttctagattCTCACAGTCTCCTGGCGACACTGAGGACAGAACAATAACACCCTGTGAGGACAATGAGCCCTTACTGACTGAATACATCAAACATTTACAGATCGTCCAGCAAAGAATAAAGGGGCTACAATCAGGTAACACCAGGGAGGGAATAGGGCTATACTAGTTAGACTGAGCTAAACTGGCAGCACACAGTGAGCTGTTGCTCTTATCAAAGACAATACAAAGTATGATTTGTTTTAAGCGAAGCAGCTGAATTAAGTTATCTGTTAGCCTGGAACAACATCCTCTGTGGGGAAATACACATGGCGATTAATATTATAAACAGGGCTATTTTAGACACACTGAAGTTGTGCGATTGACAACCTCTATAAGGGGGCTGTATTTTAATCCCATCAAAACAACTTCTTGTCCAAATATATGTGCACTTACTGAGTTTTACTACGAATGATACACCACCtagtttaattcattttaaaaccatttaaaccCGGATTCCAAAGTTCCACTGGGCAACGAGAGTAGATTACTGTAGATAAACTAGCAATCTACTCTCAGAACTGTTTCTTCATGTCAGTATTCTTGTTTCAGGAATTCTTTTTTGTACCCTTGTTCTGTTCTTTTTGATTATTAAcaaattgttttatgtatttgtgtttagTTCAGTTCCGGAACAACATCGAGGACTTTCTGGGAGTGGACAAGTCGAAAGAAAAATGAATCTGCTGAATTGTACTTCCAATNNNNNNNNNNNNNNNNNNNNNNNNNNNNNNNNNNNNNNNNNNNNNNNNNNNNNNNNNNNNNNNNNNNNNNNNNNNNNNNNNNNNNNNNNNNNNNNNNNNNNNNNNNNNNNNNNNNNNNNNNNNNNNNNNNNNNNNNNNNNNNNNNNNNNNNNNNNNNNNNNNNNNNNNNNNNNNNNNNNNNNNNNNNNNNNNNNNNNNNNNNNNNNNNNNNNNNNNNNNNNNNNNNNNNNNNNNNNNNNNNNNNNNNNNNNNNNNNNNNNNNNNNNNNNNNNNNNNNNNNNNNNNNNNNNNNNNNNNNNNNNNNNNNNNNNNNNNNNNNNNNNNNNNNNNNNNNNNNNNNNNNNNNNNNNNNNNNNNNNNNNNNNNNNNNNNNNNNNNNNNNNNNNNNNNNNNNNNNNNNNNNNNNNNNNNNNNNNNNNNNNNNNNNNNNNNNNNNNNNNNNNNNNNNNNNNNNNNNNNNNNNNNNNNNNNNNNNNNNNNNNNNNNNNNNNNNNNNNNNNGCGTGGTCCCGCAGCTCCTTCAGCCAGCGCTCCACGTTCTCGTAGGTCAGGTGCTTGGCGATGTCATAGACCAGCAGAGCGCCCACCGCACCCCGATAGTACCTGACAGAGAGAGGGTAGGTC
This Polyodon spathula isolate WHYD16114869_AA chromosome 27, ASM1765450v1, whole genome shotgun sequence DNA region includes the following protein-coding sequences:
- the LOC121301568 gene encoding pericentrin-like — encoded protein: MEDEPKTWLELPRKDPIKMDAVCAEAPEMNIQDTTAASTSEGSEQDFECIDLAPSPQEQLSDETDTWAQVYLEIERPGHLDCFHQLGMPTSAELESAAHHNMLPPKLQVLLRNISEELYRILDLSKRPVLPLSHHTQSLSSDETWQRDRQALLTTIHSLQDLVSRLTADRDLGELEAHLISKDRNSLLDEIDSLKAKLRDFQQQSQEELLQLQETLRGAQAQGNEQGLQLHSQVEFLEYNLDHGQARANEDLERSQRSNRELQKELRDLKLVLDAQTTDLHLVAESLEDTQQNMKEIQFSLEAKTKKCRLGTQREQELVAALKTLKDQKQELKRALKKERQQSTKLRAGCLQLQLNLETVHARERKREEQRRQDWKTLLKKVGEALKNQNKLVHSLDAVEAVETLGTASCEKQKSSSEESRPASSSSPCVDSGMFHTTSLEEPMHQEPQSLSQLANRFSQSPGDTEDRTITPCEDNEPLLTEYIKHLQIVQQRIKGLQSVQFRNNIEDFLGVDKSKEK